A region from the Desulfobaccales bacterium genome encodes:
- a CDS encoding 6-carboxytetrahydropterin synthase — protein MHRYTLAVTRDFVARHYLVGGDWGAENEIHSHHYQVEVQLEGKILDEHGYLVDIVAVEAHLEELAAYYREQTLNDLPEFIGLNPSIEHFARILCQELLSRVKEPLSAVTVRIWENDIAWAAYREER, from the coding sequence ATGCACAGATACACGCTGGCGGTGACACGAGACTTTGTGGCGCGGCATTATCTGGTGGGCGGTGATTGGGGCGCGGAAAATGAAATCCACTCCCACCACTACCAGGTCGAGGTTCAACTGGAAGGGAAAATCCTGGACGAACACGGCTACCTGGTGGACATTGTGGCGGTGGAGGCCCACCTTGAGGAACTGGCGGCGTATTACCGCGAGCAGACCTTGAACGATCTCCCCGAATTTATCGGACTCAATCCCAGCATCGAGCACTTTGCCCGCATCCTGTGCCAGGAGCTTTTAAGCCGGGTGAAAGAACCCTTAAGCGCCGTCACAGTGCGCATCTGGGAAAACGACATCGCCTGGGCCGCCTACCGCGAGG
- a CDS encoding zinc-binding alcohol dehydrogenase: protein MERQALYFTAPRQVALERESLPSPSFGQILVQTIISAISPGTELLIYRGLAPADLAKDETISALPGDFSFPLKYGYAVVGRVLEVGRGVAPGWEDRLVFAFHPHESHFLATPDELLRLPNGLNPEDAVFFPNMETAVTFLLDGQPLMGEQVAIFGQGIVGLLLTALLSRWPLTSLVTLDLYPKRRQLSEELGAHVSLDPSEADAPERLCGYLQGTGPYPGADLSYEISGNPAALDQAIAATGFSGRVVIGSWYGQKRSDLNLGGRFHRSRVRLIGSQVSSIAPELTGRWNKTRRYQATWQMLTQVKPARFITHRIPIGQAAEAYELIDRHPEDVIQLILTY from the coding sequence ATGGAACGACAAGCCCTGTATTTTACGGCGCCGCGCCAGGTAGCGTTGGAGCGTGAATCCCTGCCCTCCCCTTCTTTTGGGCAGATATTGGTGCAAACCATCATTTCCGCCATCAGTCCTGGCACCGAGTTGTTGATTTATCGCGGACTGGCGCCGGCCGACCTGGCCAAAGATGAGACCATCTCCGCCCTGCCCGGCGACTTCTCCTTTCCCCTGAAGTATGGCTATGCCGTGGTGGGCCGGGTGCTGGAGGTGGGGCGGGGGGTGGCGCCAGGGTGGGAGGACCGTCTGGTCTTCGCCTTCCACCCCCACGAAAGCCATTTTCTCGCCACCCCGGATGAACTGCTCAGGTTGCCCAACGGCCTGAACCCTGAGGATGCGGTATTCTTTCCCAACATGGAAACCGCGGTGACCTTCCTGCTGGACGGCCAACCGCTCATGGGGGAACAGGTGGCGATCTTCGGCCAGGGCATTGTGGGGCTGCTCCTCACCGCCCTTTTGAGCCGCTGGCCCCTGACGTCTTTAGTGACCCTGGACCTCTATCCCAAGCGCCGCCAGCTCTCCGAAGAATTAGGGGCCCACGTGAGCCTGGACCCCTCGGAGGCGGATGCCCCGGAGCGCCTCTGCGGTTATCTCCAGGGAACCGGCCCCTATCCCGGGGCCGACCTCAGCTATGAGATTTCCGGCAATCCCGCGGCCCTGGACCAGGCCATCGCGGCCACCGGGTTTTCCGGCCGGGTGGTCATCGGCTCCTGGTACGGACAAAAGCGGTCCGACCTGAACCTGGGAGGGCGCTTCCATCGCAGCCGGGTGCGGCTCATCGGCAGCCAGGTCAGCAGCATTGCGCCTGAGCTCACCGGCCGGTGGAACAAGACCCGCCGTTATCAGGCCACCTGGCAGATGCTGACGCAGGTAAAGCCGGCCCGCTTCATCACGCATCGGATTCCCATCGGCCAGGCCGCCGAGGCTTATGAATTGATCGATCGTCATCCGGAGGACGTCATCCAACTCATTCTGACGTATTGA
- a CDS encoding RibD family protein: MPVKKMIPILEQVWEILQSAAAHRQRTGRPLVTLSYAQSLDGSIADRPGRPLALSGDASRAMTHGLRAAHEAILVGIGTVLADNPRLNVRLTAGKDPQPIVVDSRLRFPSYANLLKNGRVPWIATNQGADAERQQALEAAGAKVLRLAGNNGWVDLAELLQSLGSMGINSLMVEGGAQIITSFLASRLVDQVVLTIAPLLVGGLRVVDHLGHSSMRRFPRLRHLSYQQLGEDLVLRGDPDWDS; encoded by the coding sequence ATGCCTGTAAAAAAAATGATCCCGATCTTGGAACAGGTATGGGAAATCTTGCAGTCCGCCGCGGCCCACCGGCAGCGCACCGGCCGCCCCCTGGTCACCCTTAGTTACGCCCAGAGCCTGGACGGGAGCATAGCGGATCGCCCCGGGCGCCCGCTGGCCTTGAGCGGCGACGCATCCAGGGCCATGACCCACGGGCTCAGGGCCGCCCACGAAGCCATCCTGGTGGGCATCGGCACGGTGCTGGCCGACAATCCCCGCCTCAACGTCAGGCTGACGGCAGGCAAAGATCCCCAACCCATAGTGGTGGACAGCCGCCTCCGGTTTCCCTCATACGCCAACCTCCTGAAAAACGGCCGCGTTCCCTGGATTGCCACCAACCAGGGCGCCGACGCGGAGCGGCAGCAGGCTCTGGAAGCGGCGGGGGCCAAGGTCCTGCGCCTGGCCGGGAACAACGGTTGGGTCGATCTGGCCGAGCTCCTGCAATCCCTGGGGTCCATGGGCATCAACAGCCTGATGGTGGAAGGGGGGGCCCAGATCATTACGAGTTTCCTGGCCTCCCGGCTGGTGGACCAGGTGGTCCTGACCATCGCCCCCTTGCTCGTGGGCGGCCTCCGGGTGGTGGACCACCTGGGGCATTCATCTATGCGGCGGTTCCCGCGCTTACGCCATCTCAGCTACCAGCAACTGGGTGAAGACCTGGTGCTGCGCGGCGACCCGGACTGGGACAGCTAA
- the ndk gene encoding nucleoside-diphosphate kinase, translating into MPIEQTLSMIKPDGVQRGLIGDVIGRFEKNGLKIKAMKMLHLSLAQARAFYAVHKERPFYDSLTQFMSSGPIVAMILAGENAIQVNRDLMGATDYRKAAAGTIRADFAKDIEANIVHGSDAPETAHVEIGFFFNALEQV; encoded by the coding sequence ATGCCTATAGAACAGACTTTATCCATGATCAAACCTGACGGCGTGCAGCGCGGTCTTATCGGCGACGTGATCGGCCGGTTTGAGAAAAACGGCCTGAAGATCAAGGCCATGAAGATGCTGCATCTTTCCCTGGCCCAGGCCCGGGCCTTTTACGCGGTGCATAAGGAGCGGCCCTTTTACGACAGCCTGACGCAATTCATGAGTTCCGGTCCCATCGTGGCCATGATCTTGGCAGGCGAGAACGCCATTCAGGTCAACCGGGACCTGATGGGAGCTACGGATTACCGCAAGGCCGCGGCCGGCACCATTAGAGCGGATTTTGCTAAGGATATCGAAGCCAATATCGTCCACGGCTCTGACGCCCCGGAGACCGCGCACGTCGAAATCGGTTTCTTTTTCAACGCCCTGGAGCAAGTCTGA
- the fusA gene encoding elongation factor G gives MTTPRLKAIRNIGIIAHIDAGKTTLTERILYYTGRTHKMGEVHDGAAVMDWMPEEQERGITITAAVTTCQWKGCVVNIIDTPGHVDFTIEVERSLRVLDGAIGVFDAVSGVEPQSETVWHQADKYRVPKLAFINKMDRMGANFGAAVKSLQERLGAHPLVLTIPWGEEDRFQGVIDVVNLKAIRWQEETLGVVFAELDIPADYRERTEEAREALVEAVAEVDDEVMEVYLAEQPLTAEALKAGIQRATLALKGVPTYCGSALRNKGIQPLLDGIRDFLPNPAQVPPVTGQNPRTGETETRPPRDDAPLAALAFKIMVDQSQRLTYVRIYSGTLKFGQEVYNSIKQTTEKVARILRMHANKREPLEEAHAGAIVALLGLKATTTGDTLCSRQHTIVLEPISAYVPVISLAIEPMTREDQERLGPALERVTEEDPSLKIHTDEDTGQTLLSGMGELHLEVIIHRLEREFHAHVRAGRPQVVYRETIAQSIEETGAFDRELAGKHHFGEVKLSLSPRPRGSGNSFVSLLPEGHPAQGFVPMIAQAVSEALEGGAVYGHPAVDIAVALADATVKEGQASEMAFRVAAMTAVKQGLHQGQPQLLQPIMKVEIIAPEEFTGEVMGDFASRKGKVEHLLAKGPVRFISGLAPLSEMFGYATALRSLTQGRGTFTLQFDHHGYVER, from the coding sequence GTGACTACCCCCCGACTCAAGGCCATTCGCAATATCGGCATCATCGCCCACATCGACGCCGGCAAGACCACTTTGACGGAGCGCATCCTCTATTATACCGGCCGCACCCACAAGATGGGGGAGGTGCACGACGGGGCCGCGGTCATGGACTGGATGCCCGAAGAACAGGAGCGGGGCATCACCATCACCGCGGCGGTGACTACCTGCCAATGGAAAGGGTGCGTCGTCAATATTATCGACACGCCCGGGCATGTGGATTTTACCATCGAAGTGGAACGGTCGCTGAGGGTGCTGGACGGGGCTATCGGGGTCTTCGATGCGGTGAGCGGCGTGGAGCCCCAATCCGAAACCGTCTGGCATCAGGCGGACAAGTACCGGGTGCCCAAGCTGGCCTTCATCAACAAGATGGACCGCATGGGCGCCAATTTTGGGGCGGCGGTTAAGTCGCTGCAGGAAAGATTGGGCGCGCACCCCCTGGTCCTCACCATCCCCTGGGGGGAAGAAGACCGCTTCCAGGGGGTCATCGACGTGGTGAACCTGAAGGCCATCCGCTGGCAGGAAGAGACTCTGGGCGTGGTCTTTGCCGAGCTGGATATTCCAGCGGACTATCGGGAACGGACGGAAGAAGCCCGGGAGGCATTGGTTGAGGCCGTGGCGGAAGTGGACGACGAGGTCATGGAGGTCTATCTGGCGGAGCAGCCCTTGACCGCGGAGGCCCTGAAAGCCGGTATCCAGCGGGCCACCCTGGCCCTGAAGGGAGTGCCCACCTACTGTGGTTCGGCCCTTCGCAACAAGGGCATTCAGCCCCTCTTGGACGGCATCAGGGACTTCTTGCCCAATCCCGCCCAGGTGCCGCCGGTGACGGGGCAGAATCCCCGCACGGGAGAAACCGAGACCCGGCCGCCCCGGGATGACGCTCCCCTGGCCGCTCTGGCCTTTAAGATCATGGTGGACCAGAGCCAGCGCCTCACCTATGTGCGCATCTACTCCGGCACCCTGAAATTCGGCCAGGAAGTCTACAACTCCATCAAGCAGACCACGGAGAAGGTGGCTCGCATCCTGCGCATGCACGCCAACAAACGTGAGCCTTTAGAGGAAGCCCACGCCGGGGCCATCGTGGCGCTTTTGGGCCTGAAGGCCACCACCACCGGCGATACCCTGTGCAGCCGCCAGCACACCATCGTGTTGGAACCCATTTCTGCGTATGTGCCGGTGATCTCTCTAGCCATCGAACCGATGACCCGGGAGGACCAGGAACGCCTGGGGCCGGCCCTGGAGCGGGTAACCGAGGAAGACCCCAGCCTCAAGATCCATACCGACGAAGACACGGGCCAGACTTTGCTGTCCGGCATGGGGGAACTCCACCTGGAGGTGATCATCCACCGCCTGGAGCGGGAGTTCCACGCCCACGTGCGGGCGGGCCGCCCCCAGGTGGTTTACCGGGAAACCATTGCTCAAAGCATAGAAGAAACCGGGGCCTTCGACCGGGAGCTGGCCGGCAAGCACCATTTCGGCGAAGTTAAATTATCCCTGAGCCCCCGGCCCCGGGGCTCGGGCAACAGTTTTGTATCGCTTTTGCCCGAGGGACATCCCGCCCAGGGCTTTGTGCCCATGATTGCGCAGGCGGTCTCTGAAGCCCTGGAAGGCGGCGCGGTCTACGGCCACCCGGCGGTGGACATCGCCGTGGCTTTGGCCGACGCCACGGTCAAGGAAGGCCAAGCCTCGGAGATGGCCTTTAGGGTCGCGGCCATGACCGCGGTGAAGCAGGGCCTGCACCAAGGACAGCCGCAACTGCTGCAACCGATTATGAAGGTGGAGATCATCGCGCCGGAGGAGTTCACCGGCGAAGTCATGGGCGATTTTGCCTCCCGAAAAGGCAAGGTGGAGCATCTGCTGGCCAAAGGGCCGGTGCGCTTCATTTCGGGGCTGGCGCCGCTGTCCGAGATGTTCGGGTATGCCACGGCGCTGCGCTCGCTCACCCAGGGCCGGGGCACCTTTACGTTGCAATTTGATCATCACGGGTATGTGGAAAGATAG
- a CDS encoding metallophosphoesterase family protein, producing MERLALVADTHAYQAGLPALLDFFQSQGLHHLACLGDCQPEPFRPWLTMDPENRLYWVYDVFGPQLPEATGCAIALEVAGRVFLAHTRAFIWTHYNERIRAYSHGPHTYRPPLLACHGHTHVPCVTRFTPPFSRILYSNDALRPEEFQARQACLSLDPDTTYLIVPGAFTMEEQRHPTFSFAVLDLVASRVAMVSLKDLKDLPTVTLFPE from the coding sequence ATGGAAAGGCTGGCCCTGGTGGCGGATACGCATGCCTACCAGGCCGGCCTTCCCGCGTTGCTGGATTTTTTCCAGAGCCAGGGGCTGCACCATCTGGCCTGCCTGGGTGACTGTCAGCCGGAGCCCTTTCGGCCGTGGCTCACGATGGACCCCGAAAACCGGCTTTATTGGGTGTACGACGTTTTCGGACCGCAGCTGCCCGAGGCCACCGGCTGCGCCATCGCCCTGGAGGTGGCGGGCCGGGTCTTTCTGGCCCATACCCGGGCCTTTATCTGGACCCACTACAATGAGCGCATCCGGGCTTATAGCCACGGCCCCCATACTTATCGCCCGCCGCTCTTAGCCTGCCACGGACATACCCATGTCCCCTGCGTCACCCGCTTTACCCCGCCCTTCAGCCGTATCCTCTATAGCAATGACGCGCTGCGTCCCGAGGAGTTTCAGGCGCGCCAGGCCTGCCTGAGCCTGGACCCGGACACCACCTATCTCATCGTGCCGGGTGCTTTTACCATGGAGGAACAGCGGCATCCTACCTTCAGCTTCGCGGTCCTGGATCTGGTCGCCTCCCGGGTGGCCATGGTTTCTTTGAAAGATTTGAAAGACTTGCCGACGGTTACGCTTTTCCCAGAATAA
- a CDS encoding HAMP domain-containing sensor histidine kinase has protein sequence MTDAKEHIAAAIIRAQTDLDQALLDLDKLPPIDRDSVAFVAHALNNFLTVTEVTIEFLMLSLADHPDPAIGVWLGNLQHATNLMTRTVSQLINTTITSETKLRFEKVDAFLGVRRICNYYQSKAAEKQLRLICGPFIELPPVWTDRVAAGAVLDNLLSNALKFSPPGKNVHISLHNEQDSIVCRVCDEGPGLSPEEQAQLFQRGVRLSPVPTGGEPSSGYGLAVAKELVEQLGGSIWCESEPGKGSCFSVRLPAYQEQLHGPEIS, from the coding sequence TTGACGGACGCGAAGGAACACATTGCTGCGGCGATCATCAGGGCGCAAACCGATTTGGATCAGGCGTTATTAGACCTGGATAAGTTACCGCCCATCGACCGGGACTCGGTCGCCTTTGTGGCGCACGCCCTCAATAACTTTCTGACCGTCACCGAAGTAACTATCGAATTTCTCATGTTGTCCCTGGCAGACCATCCCGACCCCGCCATCGGTGTTTGGCTTGGAAATTTACAACATGCCACCAACTTGATGACTCGAACCGTAAGCCAGTTGATAAATACCACGATTACTTCTGAGACCAAGCTTCGGTTTGAGAAAGTGGATGCATTCCTCGGGGTTCGGAGGATCTGCAATTATTATCAATCCAAAGCCGCTGAGAAACAGCTCCGCCTTATCTGCGGCCCCTTCATCGAGTTGCCGCCGGTTTGGACTGATCGTGTCGCCGCCGGCGCGGTTCTGGACAACCTGCTTTCGAACGCCTTGAAGTTTTCCCCACCCGGTAAAAATGTTCATATATCCTTACATAACGAGCAGGACAGCATCGTCTGCAGGGTATGTGACGAAGGACCTGGCCTCAGTCCGGAGGAACAGGCGCAATTGTTTCAGCGCGGGGTCCGGCTCAGCCCTGTCCCCACCGGAGGTGAGCCCTCATCCGGCTACGGCCTGGCAGTCGCCAAGGAATTGGTGGAGCAACTGGGTGGGTCAATCTGGTGTGAGAGTGAACCGGGCAAGGGGTCGTGCTTTTCGGTTCGCCTGCCTGCTTATCAAGAACAGCTTCATGGTCCAGAAATCAGTTGA
- a CDS encoding aminodeoxychorismate/anthranilate synthase component II, producing MRLVMIDNYDSFTYNLVQLFYEFDLEVLVFRHDDIDLDGIAVLKPDWLCISPGPKAPDQAGISKAAIAHFYRAIPILGVCLGHQALNEVFGGATVKAPIPVHGKRHQVFHRGQGVFKGLPSPFPAARYHSLMAHPTSPDLEVTAWTEDGVIMGLKHRHFPLHGVQFHPESFLTSHGHTLAANFLEERPGGGGAKGVSLLIPPNPYPQPLIGG from the coding sequence ATGCGCTTGGTGATGATCGACAACTACGACTCCTTCACCTATAACCTGGTCCAACTTTTCTACGAGTTCGACCTGGAGGTCCTGGTCTTCCGCCACGACGACATCGACCTGGACGGGATTGCCGTCCTCAAACCGGACTGGCTCTGTATCTCTCCGGGCCCCAAGGCCCCGGACCAGGCGGGGATCAGTAAGGCGGCCATCGCCCATTTTTATCGCGCCATCCCCATCTTAGGGGTCTGCCTGGGACACCAGGCCTTAAACGAAGTCTTCGGCGGCGCCACCGTCAAGGCCCCCATACCGGTGCACGGCAAACGCCATCAGGTGTTTCATAGGGGCCAGGGGGTCTTCAAAGGCTTACCTTCGCCCTTTCCGGCCGCGCGTTATCACTCCCTCATGGCGCACCCCACCTCCCCGGACCTGGAGGTCACCGCCTGGACCGAGGACGGCGTCATCATGGGCCTGAAGCACCGCCACTTTCCCCTCCACGGGGTCCAGTTCCACCCGGAATCCTTCCTCACCAGCCACGGCCACACCCTGGCCGCGAATTTCCTGGAGGAAAGGCCAGGTGGGGGAGGGGCTAAGGGCGTGAGCCTACTCATTCCCCCAAACCCCTATCCCCAACCCCTTATAGGGGGATGA
- the pabB gene encoding aminodeoxychorismate synthase component I, which translates to MIGRVVDIEVKPYEPPPGVAGLAALFGAVRQRAYAMLLLSGGDLDCAGHSLMGWDPYLVLRAKGRRVTVQQNGDTRVLDANPFDVLAEVMGALELPGDTPLAPMAAGALGFLAYDLKNHLERLPATAVDDLHLPEMVFAFPRRLIVHDRRAGRFHQVGITHEDVKGRRTASPEPLAWPPATPVGPYRVGQPQSNFTRDAYLKALTRIREYISNGDVYQVNLTQRFSFPLSGEPYYLFQRLFQLNPAPFYAYLHCDDFQILSTSMERFLYRRGDYLETRPIKGTRPRGATPAADAELRRELAASLKDDAELSMIVDLLRNDLGKVCLPRTVQVTEHKRLEAYQNVYHLVSIVTGELRPECTAVDILRATFPGGSITGCPKIRAMEIIDELEPHVRHVYCGAIGYLGLHRNLDLNVAIRTAIVSQGQGHFAVGGGVVYDSIAADEYEETLHKGRTLFRLIEGDL; encoded by the coding sequence ATGATCGGCCGGGTAGTCGATATAGAGGTCAAGCCCTACGAGCCGCCACCGGGGGTTGCCGGCCTGGCGGCGCTCTTCGGCGCTGTGCGGCAGCGCGCTTATGCCATGTTGCTCTTAAGCGGCGGGGACCTGGACTGCGCCGGTCATTCCCTCATGGGCTGGGACCCGTACCTGGTCCTCCGGGCCAAAGGCCGCCGGGTTACGGTGCAGCAGAACGGCGACACCCGGGTCCTTGATGCCAACCCCTTTGACGTGCTTGCCGAAGTGATGGGGGCGCTGGAGTTGCCGGGGGATACCCCGCTGGCCCCCATGGCCGCGGGCGCCCTGGGGTTTCTGGCTTATGACCTGAAAAACCATCTGGAGCGCCTGCCCGCCACCGCGGTGGACGACCTGCACTTACCCGAAATGGTCTTCGCCTTCCCCCGGAGGCTCATAGTCCATGATCGCCGGGCCGGGCGCTTCCATCAGGTCGGCATCACCCATGAAGACGTGAAGGGGAGGCGTACAGCCTCACCTGAGCCCCTGGCCTGGCCACCGGCCACGCCCGTGGGCCCCTACCGGGTGGGCCAGCCCCAAAGCAACTTTACCCGGGACGCCTACTTGAAAGCCCTCACCCGCATCCGGGAGTACATCAGTAATGGCGACGTCTACCAGGTCAATTTAACCCAGCGCTTTTCTTTCCCGCTGTCCGGGGAGCCGTATTATCTATTCCAGCGCCTCTTCCAATTAAATCCCGCCCCCTTTTATGCCTATCTCCACTGTGATGATTTTCAGATACTATCCACTTCCATGGAGCGCTTTCTCTACCGGAGGGGGGATTATCTCGAGACCCGGCCCATCAAAGGCACCCGCCCCCGGGGCGCCACCCCGGCCGCGGACGCCGAGTTGCGCCGGGAGTTGGCCGCGAGCTTGAAGGACGACGCCGAACTGTCCATGATCGTGGACCTGTTACGCAACGACCTGGGCAAGGTCTGCCTCCCCCGCACCGTGCAGGTCACGGAGCACAAACGCCTGGAAGCCTACCAGAATGTCTACCACCTGGTATCCATTGTCACCGGCGAGCTCCGCCCCGAATGCACCGCGGTGGATATTTTGCGGGCCACCTTTCCCGGGGGCTCCATCACCGGCTGCCCCAAGATTCGGGCCATGGAGATCATCGACGAGTTGGAGCCCCATGTGCGCCACGTCTACTGCGGGGCCATCGGCTACCTGGGGCTGCACCGCAACCTGGACTTGAACGTGGCCATCCGCACCGCCATCGTCTCCCAAGGCCAGGGCCATTTCGCGGTAGGCGGCGGCGTGGTCTATGACTCCATCGCAGCAGACGAATACGAAGAAACCCTCCACAAGGGCCGCACCCTATTCCGCCTTATCGAGGGCGACTTGTAA
- a CDS encoding aminotransferase class IV codes for MNETDLQFIWLNDDLLPLAQAHISVNDRGFQFGDGLFETLRADSGRVQFLNEHLERLKSSAQAFRLPFPAELPWEERLGRLLTANSLTQGPARIKILLTRGIAPGLGLPEDCRPTLVIWAHPYTPPTPAEYAAGWAVAVFPEGRSTFVGRHKSLNYLFYLAARQYALDHGAQEALILEADGLVSEGAATSLVYLHQGQFYTPEALSSLPGITLAVLRRGLSARGRTLSARPTSVAQLQAADGLWLANSLMGLMPVAAIDGTPLTISAATSFLQELLEAT; via the coding sequence ATGAATGAAACGGACCTCCAATTCATCTGGCTCAATGACGACCTGCTGCCCCTGGCCCAGGCCCACATATCGGTGAACGACCGGGGTTTCCAGTTCGGGGACGGCCTGTTTGAAACCCTGCGCGCGGACTCAGGCCGGGTGCAGTTTCTTAACGAGCACCTGGAGCGTCTCAAGTCATCTGCCCAGGCTTTTCGTCTGCCGTTTCCCGCCGAACTCCCCTGGGAAGAGCGTCTAGGCCGGTTGCTCACGGCCAACAGCCTGACCCAGGGACCGGCCCGGATAAAAATCCTGCTCACTCGGGGAATCGCGCCCGGTCTGGGCCTGCCGGAGGACTGCCGGCCCACCCTGGTCATCTGGGCCCACCCTTATACCCCTCCCACCCCGGCCGAATACGCCGCGGGCTGGGCGGTAGCGGTCTTCCCTGAAGGCCGCTCCACCTTCGTAGGCCGCCACAAGAGCCTCAACTACCTCTTCTACCTGGCAGCCCGGCAGTACGCCCTGGACCACGGGGCTCAAGAGGCCCTTATCCTGGAGGCCGATGGCCTGGTCTCCGAAGGCGCCGCCACCAGCCTGGTCTACCTTCATCAGGGGCAATTTTATACCCCAGAAGCCTTAAGCTCCCTTCCCGGCATCACCCTGGCGGTGCTGCGCCGGGGCTTAAGCGCCCGGGGCCGGACCCTTTCTGCCCGTCCCACCAGCGTCGCTCAGCTTCAAGCGGCCGACGGCCTCTGGCTGGCCAACTCCCTCATGGGCCTCATGCCGGTGGCCGCCATCGACGGCACGCCGCTCACTATCAGCGCCGCTACATCATTTCTTCAAGAGCTTCTGGAAGCCACATAA
- a CDS encoding HIT family protein — MRDCIFCRIAAGEMPAVRILETPTALAFLDIAPVHYGHTLVIPKAHHQNLLELPDGLWMEMGQVCRQVAQALQATLQAPGFNVHMNNFEAAGQVVFHAHLHVIPRYHSDGLQLFPQGDYQPGDMEKTGEQLRRVLERMGG, encoded by the coding sequence ATGCGAGACTGCATTTTTTGCCGGATAGCGGCGGGGGAGATGCCGGCGGTGCGCATCCTGGAGACGCCTACGGCCTTGGCCTTTCTGGATATCGCGCCGGTGCACTATGGGCACACCCTGGTCATCCCCAAGGCGCATCACCAGAACCTGTTGGAGCTGCCGGATGGCCTCTGGATGGAGATGGGCCAGGTCTGCCGGCAGGTGGCCCAGGCCCTGCAGGCCACGTTACAGGCCCCGGGATTCAACGTCCACATGAACAATTTCGAGGCCGCGGGGCAGGTGGTGTTCCATGCGCATCTACACGTCATCCCCCGCTACCACAGCGACGGCCTGCAACTCTTTCCCCAAGGGGACTACCAGCCCGGTGACATGGAGAAGACCGGCGAGCAGTTGCGCCGGGTGTTGGAAAGGATGGGGGGATGA
- the ilvA gene encoding threonine ammonia-lyase translates to MTAITIQEIEAARVRQAGVVLRTPLIYSHTLSRVSGREVFLKLENLQTTGSFKLRGAINRLTLLKERGEGARVVAASAGNHGQGVAFAAAHLNLPATIVMPQGASISKQLATRGYGAEVLLHGRDLGEALTRAQELVAQGYTFIHPYDDPEVIAGQGTLGLEIIEDLPEVETVVVPVGGGGLAAGVAVALKACKPQVRLIGVQTAQVPSLAAALQAGAPTPVPSRPTLADGINVPLIGRHPFPVLQQHLSEVVQVSEQEIVQALLLLLERKKVLAEGAGAVAAAALLGPLAGRDLGRRVVLLVSGGNIDIPLLERVVPRALLAKRRLLTLRVALPDSPGSLGRLTSLLGEQGANILHLFHDRLAQELPLDHTRVELNLETRGPEHGDTVLKALQEAGYKVEEKP, encoded by the coding sequence ATGACCGCCATAACCATCCAAGAGATCGAGGCCGCGAGAGTGCGGCAGGCCGGAGTGGTCCTTCGCACTCCCCTCATCTACTCCCATACCTTGAGCCGGGTCAGTGGCCGGGAAGTCTTCCTGAAACTGGAAAACCTCCAGACCACCGGTTCCTTCAAGTTGCGGGGGGCCATCAACCGCCTGACCCTGCTCAAAGAACGGGGGGAAGGCGCCCGCGTGGTGGCCGCCTCCGCAGGCAACCACGGCCAGGGCGTGGCCTTCGCTGCGGCCCACCTGAATCTGCCGGCGACCATCGTCATGCCTCAGGGGGCCTCTATCTCCAAGCAACTGGCCACCCGGGGTTATGGCGCCGAAGTGCTCCTCCATGGCCGGGACCTGGGGGAGGCCCTGACTCGGGCCCAGGAACTGGTGGCTCAGGGGTACACCTTCATTCACCCCTATGACGACCCCGAAGTGATTGCCGGGCAGGGCACTCTGGGACTCGAGATCATCGAGGACTTGCCCGAAGTGGAAACCGTGGTGGTGCCGGTGGGAGGCGGTGGCCTGGCCGCAGGTGTGGCCGTGGCCTTAAAGGCGTGCAAACCCCAGGTGCGTCTCATCGGCGTCCAGACGGCCCAGGTGCCTTCCCTGGCCGCGGCCTTGCAGGCGGGCGCCCCCACCCCGGTGCCGTCCCGCCCCACCCTGGCCGACGGCATTAACGTCCCCCTCATTGGCCGCCACCCCTTCCCCGTCTTGCAGCAGCACTTGAGCGAAGTGGTGCAGGTTTCGGAGCAGGAAATCGTCCAGGCGCTGCTCCTTTTGCTGGAGAGGAAAAAAGTCCTGGCCGAAGGGGCGGGCGCGGTGGCCGCGGCGGCTTTGCTGGGCCCCCTGGCGGGCCGGGACCTGGGCCGCCGGGTGGTCCTGCTGGTGAGCGGCGGCAATATCGACATCCCCCTGCTGGAGCGGGTGGTGCCCCGGGCCTTGCTGGCCAAACGCCGCCTCTTGACCCTGAGGGTGGCCCTCCCCGATTCCCCCGGCTCTTTAGGCCGGCTCACCAGCCTGTTGGGTGAACAGGGTGCCAACATCCTCCATCTCTTCCACGACCGCCTGGCCCAGGAACTGCCCCTGGATCACACCCGGGTGGAACTCAACCTGGAAACCCGTGGCCCGGAACACGGCGACACGGTCCTCAAGGCCCTGCAGGAGGCGGGCTATAAAGTTGAAGAAAAGCCTTAA